AAAAAGTCTGtgttcctgccgggcggtggtggtgcacgcctttaatcccagcactcgggaggcagaggtaggtggatctctgagttcgaggccagcctggtctacaagagctagttccaggacaggctctagaaactacagggaaaccctgtcttgaaaaaccaaaaaaaaaaaaaaaaaaaaaagtctgtgttcCTGCTAACACTGCTGCACACCCATCTTTGAGAATGAAACATACACACAGCTTCCAGTCCTTTCGTTGAGTTTCAGAGACTTGTGGAATTTTTGTGTGTgataatgtttatatatgtgtatgtgtgtatgcaggtatatatatttatatagtagtTTATCAGCCAGGGTTTAAAAAAATTGTCTGAGTCACGCAATATGTAAATACTAGAAATAAGAGGGACAGGTGGCAATGGCAGAGCGAATGTTGCTTGGTGTAGAAACAGCAGCAGCTGATGCTTCCAGGGCCTCCGCGGGTGGGGCTTGctctcattcctccctccctctgcagtgTGCGGGAAGCCGAAGAATCCCGTGGACCAGGTGCAGCGCATCATTGGCGGCTCTCTGGATGCCAAaggcagctttccttggcaggccAAGATGGTCTCCCGCCATGACCTCATCACGGGGGCCACTCTGATCAGTGACCAGTGGCTGCTGACGACGGCCAAAAACCTCTACCTGAATCACAGTGAGGACGCGAAAGCCAAGGACATCGCCCCGACCTTACGACTCTCTGTGGGAAGAAATCAGTTGGTGGAGATTGAGAAGGTGGTCATCCACCCCAACCGCTCTGCGGTGGACATTGGGCTGATCAAGCTCAAGCAGAAGGTGCCTGTCAACGAGAGAGTGATGCCCATCTGCTTGCCTTCCAAAGACTACGTGGCACCAGGCCGCATGGGCTACGTGTCTGGCTGGGGGCGGAATGTCAACTTTAGATTTACTGAACGTCTCAAGTATGTCATGCTGCCTGTAGCTGACCAGGACAGCTGTGTGCTGCACTATGAGGGCAGCACAGTGCCCGAGAAGAAGACCCACAAGAGTCCTGTGGGGGTACAGCCCATCTTGAATGAACATACCTTCTGTGCTGGCATGACCAAGTACCAGGAAGACACCTGCTATGGCGATGCTGGCAGTGCCTTCGCTGTTCACGACCTGGAGCAGGATACCTGGTATGCAGCTGGGATCCTGAGCTTCGATAAGAGCTGCACTGTGGCTGAGTACGGCGTGTACGTGAAAGTGAACTCCATCCTGGACTGGATTCAGGAAACCATGGCCCAGGACTAGTGCAGGGCTGACTGGACAGCTATGCCCAGGCAGGCTGGCAGTCTATGTCTGAGAACACTCTTCACCACGGAAgaagggggagtggaagggacaGGGCACTGCTCCGTCAATAATAAAGAACTTGCTTCTGACACCTTTGTAGTCTggggcttttattctttttttttttttttttttttttttggtttttcgagacagggtttccctgtagggggcttttattcttatttacagTACTGGGCGGCCAGGCAGGGTGGACTGGAAAAATGGGGACCCCCACATCCTGAGGTGCCAGGAAATCCCTAGAGTGTTATAGACTGCCTGCGTTGGGGAATGTTTATGAAACCCAGGTCTGAGGGAGATCACTGTGACCCTTGCTTTTCGGTCAAGGGAAGAGACTTTGAGAGGTGAAGTGCTTTGGTTACGGTCACTCAGCTACTCAACGATGGAGCTGAACTTGACCCTGGGTCTGCTTGACTGCAAACCCTGAGCTCAGTAGCAAATCCTATCACCTCTCAGAAGTGGGTGAGGAGAGCCTGTGAGGCGTGTGAGCTCAGAGTGGGACAAGGGTTGTGATAAAAGCCTGTGTTTGTGCTTCCACCTGCCAGTGACCCAGAAACCAAAAGAGTGCACATGCAGGCAGGCTACTTATTGACTTAAGGGGtcctcaccactgcccagcccacagATTTGCACGGCGACTTAAGTTCCCCGGTTGCTACTTTCCCCAGATCTTTTCCATCAGGGATAAACACTAGTGACTCTAGAGCTCCCTGGCTGGAATGTGCTGGAACTCGGCTGAGTTGGGGTCTCTGTCTCAGTGGCTCCTCTTCCACAGTGGAAAAACTCAGCTTGCCTTGGGGTTTGGAGACAAGCCACATGCCCCTTCTACCGCAGAAATACACTTCCTTGCCCCAAGTCTTCAGTTCAGTCCTTCTCTAGTCTACCCTCCACCACGCCAAACACAGTCTCTCCTCACAGCGTATGAGGTCATCAGGGAGGCACTCACCTGCATGCTCGGAGTCACTGGGCATCTTCCCAGGGCAGAGCTGTGGGGTCCAGGGAGACAAGGACCTATATTCTAGAAACCGAAACAGTGcagtcacacactcacacaacaccTGGGAGCAGGTGGCTGGCCACTACCTAGAGGGAACTGAGAAACCTGGCCCTTCCTTCATGGCTCTGCTTTCCTAGCAGCAATGCTTCTCCCTTCCTGCACAAGGCCTTTCTCATCTCTCCTCAGAGACCTTTCTCTGTCCAGGAGTCATTTACACGGTATCTAGCACTGAACAGGACATACAACACAGGCTTAATAAACACTAATGAAAGGGAAAGCAACCACAATAGGATCTAAGACATAGGCCAGACTGCAGGGCCCTCCCTGCCCTCACCCCAGCCCTCAGGGAGAAAGATGAAAGTGTTCTTCCCTGTGCAGGCTTTGAGATTTGCTGGCACCTGAGCACTTAGGCCAAAGGACGGACCAGTCGACAGTGAGTTGgacaaaagaattttattttttcttagggATGTGGAGGAAGGGTTAGAGTTCACCCAGGATTCAGTAACACTAGGGGTCTGACTCTCATCTCTGCATACACTAAGCCGGGGTGGCTGCCACAGCCCCCCTGTGTATAAGAAGGACTCTTCTCCCATCCCTGAAGTGGCCCAGACAACCTTCTTGTGCCACAATCATCAAAACCGGGTCCCGTTTCACTTTTCCCCGAAGGACAAGCTTAGAAAGAAGGCGCTGTTGACAGGGCTGGCCCTGAGGTGACAGTGCCGCTGTGACAAGCCTGGGCCTCTGCTGGCGGAAGTCTCTGGCTACCCAGCAGGTCTCAAGCTGCTTGGCCATGGACCTCCAGATCTGTACCTACGCTCCCATTCCAGAGTGTCAGGAACACCAGAGGATTAGTAAAAACACAAGCTTCCTGAGCTTGGGCTGGGGGACCCTGGAAGCTTAGCTATTCTTCAAAAGCCTCTGGGATCAGCAAACCCCACAGGCTTTTCCCCCTTAACAATTCTGGTACCTTTGGTCTTGAGTCTTTGAAATAAGAGCTCCGTCCTTTACTTCCCAGCAAGTTGTTGTTTAGC
This is a stretch of genomic DNA from Arvicola amphibius chromosome 15, mArvAmp1.2, whole genome shotgun sequence. It encodes these proteins:
- the LOC119802248 gene encoding haptoglobin; protein product: MRALGVVATLLLWGQLFAVDLGNDAMDTADDSCPKPPEIANGYVEHLVRYRCRPFYRLRTKGDGVYTLNDENQWVNKDLGERLPECEAVCGKPKNPVDQVQRIIGGSLDAKGSFPWQAKMVSRHDLITGATLISDQWLLTTAKNLYLNHSEDAKAKDIAPTLRLSVGRNQLVEIEKVVIHPNRSAVDIGLIKLKQKVPVNERVMPICLPSKDYVAPGRMGYVSGWGRNVNFRFTERLKYVMLPVADQDSCVLHYEGSTVPEKKTHKSPVGVQPILNEHTFCAGMTKYQEDTCYGDAGSAFAVHDLEQDTWYAAGILSFDKSCTVAEYGVYVKVNSILDWIQETMAQD